The DNA window TGCAGCCGGATCAACCAATGATAAAGGAGAATCAATTCAAATCGGCACCCACGATCCTGCGCAAGATGTTCGCTTTCTTGAAGTTGAACTAGATATGTGGTACTTAGGTATTCTCACCAAAGGCTGGGAAAAGTTTGCTCGCACTGTTACACAAGAACGCGCAGCAGTCCATATTGCTCTAGCCAAACAACTCACGGGTCTTAGAGTCACCGAAACTATGCTTGAAGAAGCCATAGCAAAACTCTCTCTTGACCCTCTCAAACCTCTTTCATGGAGTGATGAACAGCTCCTCCAACTTGCTACCTTTCTTCGTCAAAGAACCAAACCTATGCTAATCGCCTGTAACAAAATAGATCTACCTGGTGCACAAGAAAATGTTGAACGCTTGCGCACTCAATTTCCTCAATATCATTTTGTTGCCTGTTGTGGTGATGCGGAGTTAGCCCTAAAACAAGCAGCAAAAGTAGGTCTCATAGATTACGTGCCAGGCGATGCGTCGTTTTCTTTACTCCAAGCAGATAAACTCAACGACAAACAAAAAGCAGCTCTTAGTTCAATCCAACAAAACATCTTAGATCGTTTCGGTTCAACTGGAGTACAAAAAACACTAGACCTTGCAATCTTTAACCTATTAGGGTACATGGCGATTTTTCCCGGAGGAATAACCAAACTTGAAGATAAAGATGGCAATCGTCTTCCAGACTGTTTTTTACTTCCTGCTGGATCTACTGCCCTTGACTTTGCCTATAAACTTCATACGGATCTTGGAAAAAATTTCATCTGCGCTAAAGATGTCCACACTAAACGCACAGTAGGAAAAGAACATCTACTCAAACATCGAGACGTCATTGAAATTGTATCAGGACGTTAACCAGGTTATTCTATGTTTGATGATTAGTTTTCTTACCATAGAATTGAATAGTTCTCCATTTTCTGTATTATTATCTTCTTATTACTTTTTTCTTCGTGACATCAATCAAATCCATATATGTTTTAATCCGTATGTTGTTCAAGCGAAATGATTAAAAGTCTCTTTTCCCAGAATACACCATGGCTTTCTGGAAGAGTGTAGTTCATCGAATACGACATCCTCTCACTTTAAAAGGATCCGCCCACCACATTTCACTTGGGCAGGCCAAAAATTGGCTTGAAGAACAACTTACTTCGATCGAAGAGCAACGTAAAACAAAAGTAGCTCGCCGTTCTTTTTCTTCTTCTCTTGATAAACTAGTTCCCCAATTTCAAAAAGAGTATGATCATGCTCTTAATTCCTTTCTCTTCGTTGAGCGTGATAACATTGTCAACGCTACTTCTTTAATCTTACTTACATTCCAAAAATTGTCTTCCTCTCTTTCTCTAGATCTTCTCTTTTCATATAACAAAGAACTTCTTCAACAGTGTCATCGTCTCTGTGCCATTTTAAGAACTCATCCTACCACTGATCTACTTGAACCACTTAATCAAAAATTAGTTTTAATTATAAAAACCTCCTCCACTTTGGATCAATTTTGTATAAAACAAAGAATACCTCTCTATTTTCTTCTTCAACGTCGCTATGAAGAATTAGAACAAACCGTTGAATTACTCCAACGATCTCAGCAACAAAATCATTCCCTTAACGAACAGAAACGAGATCTTGATAAAAAAATAGAAGAGAAACGAAATGAAGGCCTCATTCTCCAAAAAGACCCATTATTTCAACCTGCTAAACTAGCTCAAAATCGTAAAAATAATCTAGAAAGAGAATATTCCTTGCTTGAGCAGGAAATACTTGCTTTTTTCTCCCCACTTCTTCCTCTTTTTTCTGATTACACTCAAAAAAATGAACAAAATCAAATCGTAACAAGTTATTATCAAAACCCCATTACTGCATTAGCTCAAGATGAAACACTTTCTATCATCCATTATTGCGACCACATCTATGCTCTGCTTAAGCAAGACCAAACCAGTCAGACAAGTCAAACCAACCAAACAAGTCAGTCTTCACAACATTTAATTGCAGATCGTCTAAGTCAAATTGAACAGGGATATCTCACAAATTTACAGCATCGTCTTCTTCATAATATTATGGAACAGCAGCATTTTGTCATTCCTGGGCTAACAAAAGATTTTGGAATGCGTCTTCAAGAAGTAGAGTATAAGCTAGATCATTTTGTTTCACAAAAAAATCGTCTATCAAATCAAAAATCCCAACTAGAAGAAAGAATTAAATCTATTAGTGAGTCTGTTAAAAGTCAGAAAAAAGCATTTGAAGAACTCGCATTGGTTGCATTTGGAACACAAATAGAACTTACGCTTGAGCAATCAGCCAATTAATTTACTCTACTTTTTAATATGCATGTTAAACCTAGACTTAAACGTAATATAATTCTGTAATAATGCTTCTAATGCGGGAAGTTTTTTTCCTTCCAAAAATTCGAGGCAAGCTCCGCCACCCGTAGACACATGAGTCATAGTATGTTCTAATCGGAACTTGCGTATTGCTTCTTCCGTTTCTCCTCCTCCGCAAATCGTCGTCGCGCTTAATGTACTCATAACTCGTGCAATATCCCGAGTTCCCTGTGCAAAACGTGTCGATTCGAAATATCCTAATGGCCCATTCCAAACTACCGTGCGCGCTTTATGCAAATAAGAAGTATACAATTCTATTGTTCGTGGTCCGATATCTAACGCAAAAGCGAGAGGAGGAATCTTATTACTTTCAACAACACTGCGTGTTGCTCGCAAATCCATTGAAGAGGCAATGGCAAAATCAACTGGAAAGAGCAGTTTACTCGCATTTTTATTTTTCAATAGCTCTTTTGCTGTTTGCAACGCAGTCGCATCAATTTTTGACATACCTACTGATTTTCCTTGAACTTTTAAAAACGCAAATGCAAGTGCGCCGCCTACTAAAATATAATCTGCTTTTAGCATGGCTTTTTTCATTAATTCTACTTTAGACAGTTTTGCCCCTCCCATCACCCACACTGCGGGATGTGCAGGATTAAGTGCTTTTCCTAAATAATAGATCTCTTTTTCTAGAAGAAACCCTGCCATTGATGGAAGGAAATGAGTGATTGCTTCTACTGAAGCATGTGCTCGATGGGAAGTTCCAAATGCATCATTAACATATACTTCTGCAAAATCAGCAAGTGTATGGGCAAATGCAGGGTCATTATCTTCTTCTTGTTGATAAAACCGTAAATTCTCTAAAAACAAAATAGATTCTGGTTTCATCTTTGCAATTTTGGTAACAACTTCTTTCCCTATACTATCTGGGGCAGCAAGAACGGTGTACTTTTGATATCGATGAAGAAGACGACGTAATTCTTTCACCACGGGTGCGACCCGCAGAGTCTCCACCACTTTCCCTTCTGGTCTACCAATATGTGTTGCGAGAATAATCTTGCACTTCTTTTGAAGCAGAAACAGGATCGTTGGCAAACTTTCTTTAATTTTGGTATTATCCAGCACTTTTGGATTCTTCTTATTATCAAGAGGGACATTATAATCAACACGCAAAAAAACAGTCTTATACTCCAGCGGAAATGTACTCAGCAAAAACCGTTTCTGTGTTGTAACCATACACTCAATACCCATTCTAAAGTATATATTTCTTTCTCCTCATTTAAT is part of the Candidatus Woesearchaeota archaeon genome and encodes:
- a CDS encoding redox-regulated ATPase YchF codes for the protein MLVGIVGKPNVGKSTFFKAATLAEAEIANYPFATIKPNSGVGFVRLECVDKDFNTQCNPRTGMCLHHFRFVPVQLIDVAGLVPGAHEGKGMGNQFLDDLRQADVLIHVVDAAGSTNDKGESIQIGTHDPAQDVRFLEVELDMWYLGILTKGWEKFARTVTQERAAVHIALAKQLTGLRVTETMLEEAIAKLSLDPLKPLSWSDEQLLQLATFLRQRTKPMLIACNKIDLPGAQENVERLRTQFPQYHFVACCGDAELALKQAAKVGLIDYVPGDASFSLLQADKLNDKQKAALSSIQQNILDRFGSTGVQKTLDLAIFNLLGYMAIFPGGITKLEDKDGNRLPDCFLLPAGSTALDFAYKLHTDLGKNFICAKDVHTKRTVGKEHLLKHRDVIEIVSGR
- a CDS encoding phosphoglycerate kinase produces the protein MVTTQKRFLLSTFPLEYKTVFLRVDYNVPLDNKKNPKVLDNTKIKESLPTILFLLQKKCKIILATHIGRPEGKVVETLRVAPVVKELRRLLHRYQKYTVLAAPDSIGKEVVTKIAKMKPESILFLENLRFYQQEEDNDPAFAHTLADFAEVYVNDAFGTSHRAHASVEAITHFLPSMAGFLLEKEIYYLGKALNPAHPAVWVMGGAKLSKVELMKKAMLKADYILVGGALAFAFLKVQGKSVGMSKIDATALQTAKELLKNKNASKLLFPVDFAIASSMDLRATRSVVESNKIPPLAFALDIGPRTIELYTSYLHKARTVVWNGPLGYFESTRFAQGTRDIARVMSTLSATTICGGGETEEAIRKFRLEHTMTHVSTGGGACLEFLEGKKLPALEALLQNYITFKSRFNMHIKK